One stretch of Penaeus chinensis breed Huanghai No. 1 chromosome 27, ASM1920278v2, whole genome shotgun sequence DNA includes these proteins:
- the LOC125039603 gene encoding T-complex protein 1 subunit beta-like isoform X1, producing MAVALNPVQIMKSEAEEERSETARLSSFIGAIALGELVRSTLGPRGMDKILVAMGRSEGQIEVTNDGATILRNIGVDNPAAKILVDISKTQDDEVGDGTTSVVVLASELLREAEKLVSMKIHPQTIIAGYRRATDVAREALTQSAQDNSANPEKFREDLLKIAKTTLSSKILAQHKDFFSNLAVDAVLRLKGSGNLDAIQIIKKQGGTLGDSFLDEGFILEKKIGVNQPKRIENAKILIANTPMDTDKIKVFGSKISVESTAKVAELEIAEKEKMKSKVQKILKHEINVFINRQLIYNYPEQLFADAGVMAIEHADFDGIERLALVTGGEITSTFDHPELVKLGTCDLIEECIIGEDRMIRLSGVQLGEACTIVLRGATNQILDEADRSLHDALCVLTQTVKETRTVYGGGCSETLMAKAVMDAAVHIPGKEALAMESFARSLLMIPTIIADNAGYDSAQLVSELRAAHAEGKTTFGLNMDEGIVDCMNDVGITESYQVKRQVMLSASEAAEMILRVDDIIKAAPRKRTADHGPC from the exons ATG gctgTCGCACTCAATCCCGTACAGATTATGAAATCTGAGGCCGAGGAGGAGCGCTCTGAAACTGCTCGGCTCTCATCCTTCATTGGTGCCATTGCACTTGGAGAACTGGTGCGCTCCACACTTGGCCCCAGAGGCATGGACAAAATTCTTGTAGCCATGGGCAGAAGTGAAG GACAAATCGAAGTCACAAATGACGGTGCTACCATCTTGAGGAACATTGGTGTGGACAATCCAGCAGCCAAGATTTTAGTTGACATCAGCAAGACACAGGATGATGAG GTTGGAGATGGAACAACCTCTGTGGTTGTCTTGGCATCAGAGTTGCTAAGAGAGGCTGAGAAGTTGGTGTCTATGAAGATTCATCCTCAGACCATTATTGCTGGTTACCGCAGGGCCACAGATGTTGCTCGTGAGGCACTAACACAGTCAGCTCAAGATAATTCTGCCAACCCTGAAAAATTTAGGGAAGACCTCCTGAag ATTGCCAAGACCACACTGAGTTCCAAGATTTTGGCTCAACACAAAGATTTCTTCTCCAACTTGGCTGTAGATGCTGTGTTGAGGCTGAAGGGATCAGGCAATCTTGATGCTATCCAGATTATCAAGAAACAGGGTGGCACCTTAGGGGACTCGTTCCTTGATGaag GCTTCATCCTTGAGAAGAAAATTGGTGTTAATCAGCCCAAGCGCATTGAGAATGCGAAAATTCTGATTGCCAACACACCCATGGACACTGACAAGATTAAGGTGTTCGGTTCAAAGATCTCTGTCGAATCCACAGCTAAG GTTGCAGAATTGGAAATTgctgagaaggaaaagatgaagtcaAAGGTGCAGAAAATTCTCAAACATGAAATCAATGTATTCATCAACAG ACAGTTGATCTACAACTATCCTGAACAATTGTTTGCTGATGCTGGAGTGATGGCCATTGAGCATGCAGACTTTGATGGCATTGAGCGTCTGGCTCTTGTGACTGGTGGTGAAATTACCTCAACATTTGACCATCCTGAGTTGGTTAAACTTGGCACATGTGATCTCATTGAAGAG TGCATCATTGGTGAGGACCGCATGATTCGTCTCAGTGGTGTCCAGTTGGGTGAAGCTTGCACCATTGTGTTGCGAGGTGCCACAAACCAGATCTTGGATGAAGCAGACCGATCACTGCACGATGCACTTTGTGTCCTCACTCAAACAGTGAAGGAGACACGAACAGTATATGGTGGAG GTTGCAGTGAAACCCTCATGGCCAAGGCTGTTATGGATGCTGCTGTCCATATACCTGGTAAGGAAGCCCTTGCAATGGAATCCTTTGCTCGTTCACTCCTTATGATCCCAACCATCATTGCTGACAATGCTGGGTATGATTCAGCCCAGTTGGTATCAGAATTGAGAGCAGCTCATGCTGAGGGCAAAACCACCTTTGGCTTGAATATGGATGAAGGGATTGTAGATTGTATGAATGATGTGGGCATCACAGAAAGTTATCAGGTTAAGAGGCAGGTCATGTTGTCAGCCTCTGAAGCAGCAGAAATGATTCTCAGAGTTGATGACATCATCAAAGCAGCCCCAAGGAAGCGCACAGCAGACCATGGACCTTGTTAG
- the LOC125039758 gene encoding chromatin assembly factor 1 subunit A-B-like, giving the protein MQKKKGQEIGTKVESRKASKEEVQTDDKTDKKEEEVEMKKKTDDGDSDSIKEEKDENEGNENKEEKEDEEGSENMEEKEDEEGKEINEEEEEDDEGCESTEEMEIDLDASGSSKSEGTGSANTSPVASSKSSDKLEVSKSSEPKTPVSVQMAKKLTPKQLAKEAERQQKRDERERLRKEREKKKLEELAEKERLRKQKEEERQKAKEEKERAKEELKRKRQEEIEAKKLKKEEEQQLKEVERMIREEEARLAQEEKQKQKDKLKNKFASFFVAKKRDPEEAEEKSSNGNFKEFRVKEDMQLAPLVRTNFTEERRTSLIEYLTKQTKDSSETYLTVLKMGTYAPCKFQRTWPFENKKEEVDDDIEIIEDEDGDMDAGDSMVQEAEPDLNSKTVKAKLLQFCENRRPAYWGTWSKKSQNICARRPFARDDILNYEYDSDDDWEEEETGESLSDSEGEEKEEEEKEEEGGDQYEVDNDFFVPHGYLSDDEGKSDQEEEEENGQEEDDGSKHKEQLKQKQAEFEEEMKKKTKHLKPRVIGSLWMADANNNPAFNQLLKILNPHKAVSLGTSLPIGTRHGGVIPKDAKEQKDDDDGSAEDKGNTKKFCKTFPEEAVPALIKLVHGNRNGKVFLSREFSDFWRKLQAGELVEEQLEGIPMLSSPVQANMFLARKKVESKIQELGHWRKCPEEGPFNKVMMWYVSKQVREEHGVPDITVPNSWNFINKPKEKREVNFEDPDTMEDSKSNKAGKLTPITAFTKKLPTTPSSANTSPTSTPATTPQTLKSSEGSPSSASPAPVTPSRSAESPPNSTGETPSGKSGTPGQPKKKVALFSVPRNQEITDAQKASFVSFFKKNAEKSPAPTKSDSTKDKSSEKTSEPDPKNDDDDDIQCITLD; this is encoded by the exons atgcagaaaaagaaGGGCCAGGAAATAGGAACCAAAGTAGAATCCAGAAAGGCTAGCAAAGAAGAAGTACAAACAGatgacaaaacagacaaaaaagaagaggaagttgagatgaaaaagaaaacagatgatgGAGACAGTGATTCCatcaaggaagaaaaggatgaaaatgaaggaaatgagaacaaggaagaaaaagaagatgaggaaggaagtgagaacatggaagagaaagaagatgaggaaggaaaagaaatcaatgaagaggaggaagaagacgacgaaggatGTGAGAGCACAGAGGAGATGGAAATCGACTTGGATGCCAGTGGATCCTCTAAGAGTGAAGGCACAGGTTCAGCCAACACCTCGCCGGTTGCGTCATCTAAAAGCTCTGATAAGCTTGAGGTTTCCAAGTCTTCGGAGCCGAAAACTCCGGTCAGTGTGCAAATGGCAAAGAAGCTCACTCCAAAGCAACTGGCAaaggaagcagagaggcagcaaaagagggatgagagagagaggttgaggaaagaaagggagaagaaaaagctgGAGGAACTGGCTGAGAAGGAGAGGCTCAGGaagcaaaaagaggaagagaggcagaaagcaaaagaggagaaggagagggccaAAGAGGAGctgaaaaggaagagacaagaagaaattGA agcaaaaaaactgaagaaagaagaggaacagcagTTAAAAGAAGTTGAGAGgatgataagagaagaggaggcacGGCTAGcacaggaagaaaaacaaaagcagaaagacAAACTGAAGAACAAGTTTGCCAGTTTCTTTGTTGCCAAGAAGAGAGACCCAGAGGAGGCTGAGGAAAAGAGCAGCAATGGGAACTTCAAGGAATTTAGG GTAAAGGAAGACATGCAGCTTGCTCCATTAGTGCGTACAAATTTCACAGAGGAGCGCCGGACATCTCTTATTGAGTAtttaaccaaacaaacaaaagattcaTCTGAAACCTACTTGACTGTTCTCAAAATGGGAACTTATGCACCTTGCAAATTTCAACGCACTTGGCCTTTtgagaacaagaaggaagaagtcgatgatgatattgaaattatTG AGGATGAAGACGGGGATATGGATGCAGGAGATTCAATGGTTCAGGAAGCAGAACCAGATCTGAATAGCAAGACAGTTAAGGCCAAGCTGCTACAGTTTTGTGAAAATCGCAGACCAGCATATTGGGGAACCTGGAGCAAGAAGAGCCAAAACATCTGTGCACGACGGCCTTTTGCTAGAGAT GATATTCTCAACTATGAGTACGACAGTGACGACgattgggaggaagaagaaacgggagAGAGCCTGAGTGActctgagggagaggagaaagaggaagaggagaaagaggaagaggggggagatcaGTATGAAGTTGATAATGACTTCTTTGTCCCTCATGGCTACCTCTCGGATGATGAGGGCAAGTCTgaccaagaggaagaggaagagaatgggcagGAAGAG GATGATGGAAGCAAACACAAAGAGCAGctgaaacaaaaacaagcagaatttgaagaggaaatgaaaaagaagacaaagcatCTGAAGCCCCGTGTTATTGGTTCTTTATGGATGGCAGATGCAAACAATAATCCAG CTTTCAATCAACTCCTGAAGATCCTGAATCCACACAAAGCAGTGAGCTTAGGAACCAGCCTTCCCATTGGTACTCGTCATGGTGGAGTAATTCCAAAGGACGCAAAGGaacagaaagatgatgatgatgggtcaGCTGAAGACAAAGGAAATACTAAAAAGTTCTGCAAAACTTTCCCTGAAGAAG CTGTGCCTGCTCTCATCAAGCTCGTCCATGGAAATCGCAATGGGAAGGTTTTCCTTTCCCGTGAGTTTTCTGACTTTTGGCGAAAACTGCAAGCAGGAGAACTGGTAGAGGAACAGTTAGAGGGCATTCCAATGCTTTCTTCTCCTGTTCAAG CCAACATGTTTTTGGCTCGGAAAAAAGTGGAATCCAAAATTCAGGAACTGGGCCACTGGCGTAAATGTCCAGAGGAAGGCCCCTTCAACAAGGTCATGATGTG gtATGTCTCAAAGCAAGTGCGAGAAGAGCATGGTGTTCCGGATATAACTGTGCCAAATTCTTGGAATTTTATTAATAAACCTAAGGAAAAGCGGGAGGTGAATTTTGAAGACCCAGATACCATGGAAGACAGCAAATCCAACAAGGCTGGAAAACTGACTCCCATCACAGCATTCACCAAGAAACTACCAACAACCCCATCCTCAGCAAACACCTCCCCTACCTCTACACCAGCTACAACACCTCAAACCTTGAAGTCAAGTGAAGGATCTCCAAGCAGCGCATCGCCTGCACCAGTGACTCCAAGTAGAAGTGCCGAGAGTCCTCCCAACAGCACAGGGGAAACGCCGTCAGGAAAATCAGGGACTCCTGGACAGCCAAAGAAAAAAGTGGCTCTCTTCTCTGTTCCACGCAATCAAGAGATAACAGATGCCCAGAAAGCATCCTTTGTGTCCTTCTTTAAGAAGAATGCAGAAAAATCGCCCGCGCCCACTAAGTCAGATTCAACAAAAGACAAATCCAGTGAAAAGACCAGTGAGCCGGAtcctaaaaatgatgatgacgacgacattCAGTGCATAACATTAgattag
- the LOC125039356 gene encoding uncharacterized protein DDB_G0286299-like translates to MDEFLRKEVSEKCLLGGYICVMSVELGEVGKKEFGSPPLKKLKQSRLPFAPLDSKTPQKNSSPNNQKKRKLSGSELSQNSPKTPRSENNSMSETPVSERILQTPKSVGSATKDKSNCQMTSDDEVSSSVDDDIDVPEAKKKPVDKTRKLLSAFMNKEPTQQAEVTTSTDDVDKDEVEQDDKENKECSSEEESGRGEMEISSKDDSPEEEVAESGADAANKEEEKPVENAPKDDSANEEESKKSSKKTSPLINMLKAKKTSSDAKKAKAVQEKAVEGKSGKEEKVEDKLEKQDKMKKKPVRVKKEN, encoded by the exons ATGGATGAATTTTTGAGAAAGGAAGTTTCTGAGAAATGCTTACTAGGAGGTTACATCTGTGTTATGTCAGTTGAAT TGGGTGAGGTGGGCAAGAAGGAGTTTGGGAGCCCACCCTTAAAGAAGCTAAAGCAGA GTCGTCTGCCTTTTGCACCTCTGGATTCCAAGACCCCACAGAAGAATTCAAGCCCTAACAATCAGAAGAAACGAAAACTGTCAGGATCTGAACTCTCTCAGAACTCGCCCAAGACTCCTCGCAGTGAAAACAACTCAATGAGCGAAACCCCAGTGTCAGAGAGGATATTGCAAACACCAAAGTCAGTTGGAAGTGCCACCAAAGACAAGTCAAA CTGCCAAATGACCTCCGATGATGAAGTGAGTTCCAGTGTGGATGACGACATTGACGTACCTGAAGCGAAGAAGAAACCGGTCGATAAAACGAGGAAGCTATTGTCTGCCTTCATGAACAAGGAGCCAACCCAGCAAGCAGAGGTCACCACCTCCACAGATGACGTGGACAAGGATGAAGTGGAACAGGACGACAAGGAGAACAAAGAATGTAGCagtgaggaggagagtgggagaggggagatggagatatCCTCAAAGGATGACAGTCCTGAAGAAGAGGTTGCCGAGAGTGGAGCTGATGCAGCtaacaaagaggaggaaaaaccTGTGGAAAATGCACCAAAAGATGATAGTGCaaatgaggaagagagtaaaaagagCAGCAAGAAAACCTCACCATTAATTAATATGCTCAAAGCAAAGAAAACTAGCAGTGATGCAAAGAAGGCGAAGGCTGTTCAGGAAAAGGCAGTGGAAGGAAAatcagggaaagaggaaaaggtagaggataAATTGGAAAAACaagataagatgaagaagaaaccaGTGAGAGTCAAGAAAGAAA actaa